cgcacagaaaaattcgtcacccatagaacaattcgagtttccagtagtggtcCCTTGAGTGGCTAGGTCTTAAGAGCTAACCCCTCCATTCCAAAATAAATAATCATCTTGCACTTTGAGGGAGTCTAACAAATcttaagttgtactagatatatatagaaaatagtattaaCATTAGTATCTCTAAATATGTTTACTATAAAACATATGACATGATTGATCTAGTAACATCTATTCGGTgtcataaacattaatatttttataaatatatttGGTCACATTTAAATTATTCGGTGTCATAAACATTAATActtttataaaatatatttgGTCACATTTAAATTATTTGACTCCTCAAAGTGCTTAGGAAGGGAGTACTCCGCGTGCAGCCCGTGCTATTGGAGTGGTATCGGAGAGCGTGGATCAAAAGCATAAGGCGCCAGACGTTTCACACAACAGCCGAAACCAATGGTGTCCCGGTTTTGCTCCTACCGTCTTTGAAACAGCGACGCTGGTAGGGGTCACGTTAAACATCGCACgcattattatttttctaatcctCCTTGGCTCCTCGTACTTTGAGAAGCCGACCGACAGGAATATATAAATTTGCGAGATTTGTTTTTCTCCTTACAGCTTTCCATTATTTTAGAAAATCGAGATGTGCTTGGCAGAGGTAGCCATGTGCGTCAAGACATTTGAATTCATACACCAGATCTGGGTAACGTGGATATCTAGCTTCAGCATTTGTTGCTATGCACCCAACGAGCATGTACCAAGCAAGCAAAAGAAACAGAGAGTTACAGAGAGTGTGAGCACTCCACTGAGCGGTTGAGCTGAGCATGGAGCTCGCCTTGGGGGTCATGGCCGGCCTGGCCCCCAAGCTGGGCGACCTGCTCATGCAGGAGTACGTCGTGCAGAAGGGCCTCAAGCCCGACATCAAGTCCCTCTCCAGGGAGCTTGTGACGATGAAAGCTGGCCTGGAGGACTTGTCTAAGGTTCCACCGGACCAGCTCACTGAGGTGGAAAAGCTTTGGGCACGGCACATCCGGGAGCTGTCTTATGACATGGAGGATGCTGTCGATGACTTTGTCCTGCGTGTGGCCGGCGGAGAGTGTGCAGCTGATGCCACCGACGCCAACGTCTTCAAGAAGATCGGAAAGGCCACCGCTGCGGTGAAGAAGGTCAAGCATCGCCGTGAGATCTCTGACAAGATTAAAGACATCAAGAAACTCAGGAACTCCTAGAATACGTTGTGTACAGCAGCCTGCTCTGATTTGTCTCTGCTCTAAATAAGTCTAATGCTCTGTGCTGAATCTTGTATAAAACAATGGTTTTGCTATGAACTTTGTCTGAAAGCACATTTTGTTACTGCAAAACGCAGCCATCGGCCAAGAAAAATTACCACAAAGTAATGAAATAGTCATTAATTAGAACTTACTTATTTTCCTTTCCAGTTTCCTAACATAGCAGGTGTTTTCGTCTTTTCTGAGAGCCTGCCGTGGAGCGGAATCATCGTGGACTCTCCCTAACGTCCACCGTATATGCTTTTCGTCGCCGCAGAGGATGGGAGGTGTGGCGGCCATGCGTTCATATGGTGGTGGCAACCGTCGCGATGGCCGCGTCCATCAGAGAGGCGGCGGACTCCCCCCTCATGTATCGGAAGAGGCAGCTGGAGCTTGCGAGTCCAAACTCCCTCACGAGGAAATGGAAGGCAGGCGCGGGGGAAGCTCCGAACACAGTTAGGCTTTGAAGGGCCTGGAACATGTGGGACTTAGATGGATATTCTAATTAAAAAAATTTAGTTTATTAAATGGACTGCTTTGAGACGTGTGCTATTTTTAGAAAGAGAAGTACCGGAGCAATTCTCAATATGTATATGACATGAGTAATCTAATAACAACATCTCTTTGGTATCCTAAACATTActactttttttatatatttggtcgGTTTAACCCCTCAAAGTTCTTGGGAGGCAGGGAGTACTCCGCATGCAGCTCGTGCTATTGAAGTGGTATCGGAGAGCTTGGATCAAAAGCATATGCGGTCAGACGTTTCACACAACAGCCGAAACCACCGGTGGTGTCCCGGTTTTGCTCCTACCGTGTTTGCAACAGCGACGCCGGCAGTAGAGGTAGCCATGTGCGAAGACATGAATTTGCGAAGCCATGTGCGACAGCACGTATTATATTTTTCTAATCCTCCTTGGCTCCTCGCACTTTGAGAAGCCGGCCGACAGGAACATGTAAATTTGCGAGATTTGTTTTTCTCCTTGCAGCTTTCCATTGTTTTAGAAAATCGAGATGTGCTTGGCAGAGGTAGCCATGTGCGTAAAGACATTTGAATTCATGCACCACGTCTTGGTAGCGTAGATCTCTAGCTTCAGCATTTGTTGCTATGCACCCAACGAGCATGTACCAAGCAAGCAAAAGAGACAGAGAGTGAGAGAGTGTGAGAGCACTCCACTGAGCGGTCGAGCTGAGCATGGAGCTCGCCTTGGGGGCCATGGCCGGCCTGGCCCCCAAGCTGGGCGACCTGCTCATGCAGGAGTACGTCGTGCAGAAGGGCCTCAAGCCCGACATCGAGTCCCTCTCCAAGgagcttgtgatgatgaaagcctctCTGGAGGACTCGTCTCGGGTACCACCGGACCAGCTCAGTGAGGTGGAAAAGCTCTGGGCACGGCAAGTCCGGGAGCTGTCGTATGACATGGAGGACACCGTCGACGACTTCATCCTGCGCGTGGCTAATGGTGGCAAGTCTGCAACTGCCACTGACGCCAACGTCTTCAAGAAGATCCTTGGAAAGGCCACCGCTGCGGTGAAGAAGGTCCAGCATCGCCGTGAGATCTCTGACAAGATTAAAGACATCAAGAAACTCTCCGACGAGCTGGCTGGGCTCCGTGCCAAGTACACAGTTAGAGGCCCGGGAGCTGATCTTGCCGAGAGCACCGGCATCGACCCCCGTGTCCTCAATTTGTACAAGAAAGAGTCAGATCTCGTTGGCATTGAGGAGTCAAGGGACAAAGTCATCAAGATGCTGTCTATAGGGACCAAAGATGATGCTCATGCTCCTGCATCTGAGCAAAGCCTGAAGATAGTGTCTATAGTTGGGGTTGGAGGATTGGGTAAGACTACTCTAGCCAAAACAGTGcatgatatgcttaagaaacaATTCGGTTGTTCTGCTTTTATTTCTGTTGGTAGAACTCCTAATCTGACTAAGACATTTGAGAAGATGTTAGTGGAACTCGATAAGAAGTATAAGCAAGTCGACATGGCCAGATGGGATATAGAGCAATTTGGAAACGAACTGCATGAATTCTTACAGCACAAGAGGTATGTCCATGTCATTCTCCATTCAGTTGAGCTCAATTGTTTTTAATCACTAGCAGAGTTTGAGCGGTTTGTACGTTCCTATTTTACACCGAGCCCTAGGCCTAGGCATTCGGTGAAATCGATTATGAATAATTTCAATTTCGGTTAAATGTTAATCGAATTTGCTGCCAAATATCTAGAAAAATCTACGTAATTTCCAAAATTAATAGATTGGATCTTTAAGTTATAGCACAAATTAAAGTAATTAACAAATACAGCTCTCCCTTGGAGTGGGTTGCAGTTTTTCCTTGCTATAGAATCATGTTCATGTTGTCTTGCGTCTGGTTTATATGGATACTCTATACAGACTTAATTTGCCAAATTATTCATAGCTCTACACTCTTGTGTTAAATTATAGGTACTTCATTGTTGTTGATGACATATGGGATAAAAGATCATGGGAAGCGATAAGATATGCTTTGAAGGAAAATAATTGTGGAAGTAGAATAATCATGACCTGTCGGAATTTTGAGGTTGTTACAAAAGCAGAAGAGGTTTACAGACTAAAACCTCTTTCTGATGGAAACTCTAAGAAATTATTCTTCAAAAGAATACAGAGTCAGGAAGGAGGAAGTCTTGATGGTGTATCAGGTGAATTGTCTAGTAAAATCATAGATAAATGTGGCGGCATACCATTGGCTATCATTGCAATAGCTAGTTTATTGGTTGAAAGACCGTATGAGGACTGGTCAAAGGTTTATGACTCAATTGGTTTTGGGAATGGAGACAATACAACAAAGATACTATCATATAGCTACTATGATCTGCCTTCTTACCTAAAGCCATGCATATTATATCTAAGCAAATTTCAAGAAGATTctgaaaattatataaaatgtgtGATTTGGATGTGGATAGCTGAAGGTTTTGTCCATCTTGATGAGAAAGAGGAGGGTAGCCTATTTGAGGTTGGAGAAAGATACTTCAATGAGCTTGTCAATAGAAGCATGATCCAACCAATAGAGGACTCATCTGACCAGTCCACACAATATTTCCGTATTCATGATATTGTGTTTGATCTCATTTGTAAGTTGTCGGGTGTTGAAAACTTTATTACTATTTTTGACAGCAGAGAGCAACATGCTTTTCCGGACAGTTTAAGAAATGAGAAGAAAAAAGGCATGCCTCGTTCGGACAACAAGGTACGACGGCTGGCTATCCAAAATCACCATGTGCAGTGCTTCTCTGATGACACCATGGACATGCTAGACGTGCTGAGGTCACTTAACATTGAAAATAGTAAGATTGAGAATATGGTCCCGCTTCATAGGTTTAGAGTTTGTCGTGTGCTCCATTTACAAAACTGCCATGTCCCGATCAGCAGCTTGAAGCATATAGGGAGGTTGTTGCATCTTAAGTACTTAGATATATCTCTCACAACTGTTGAAGAGCTTCCTAAGGAACTCGGGCATCTGAAGTCTCTACAGGCACTCGTATTAGTCAATATCGGGCTAGAGGAGCTACCACCGGCTGTGTGCTCACTTGCACAGTTGATGTGCCTGTTAGCTATAGGGTTCGAAAGGTTCCCAGTTGATACGATTGGTAACCTAACGTCCCTGGAGGACCTACGGTTAGAGAGCATAGTTGGCCGGAGTGCCGCCGAGGGCCTAGTGGCAGAGCTTGGCAAGCTGACAAAGCTGAGGGTGGTCAGCATCACCTTTTCTGAGGAACTAGAGGAGAGCTTGCAAAAAGCATTGGTGCGATCTCTGTGCAGTCTGCGGGAACTCCAGGAACTAGTGCTTTCTTCTTCAGGATTACAGGAGGGTGCCACTGTGTGGGAAGACTGGAAGCCACCTATGCAGCTTCGGCGCCTGGTTATACAAGGCATCCGCTTCACGCGGCTCCCTGGGTGGATCGACCGCTCTCGCGTGCCACACCTCATCTTCTTAG
The sequence above is drawn from the Miscanthus floridulus cultivar M001 chromosome 15, ASM1932011v1, whole genome shotgun sequence genome and encodes:
- the LOC136506822 gene encoding putative disease resistance protein At1g50180 isoform X2; the encoded protein is MELALGAMAGLAPKLGDLLMQEYVVQKGLKPDIESLSKELVMMKASLEDSSRVPPDQLSEVEKLWARQVRELSYDMEDTVDDFILRVANGGKSATATDANVFKKILGKATAAVKKVQHRREISDKIKDIKKLSDELAGLRAKYTVRGPGADLAESTGIDPRVLNLYKKESDLVGIEESRDKVIKMLSIGTKDDAHAPASEQSLKIVSIVGVGGLGKTTLAKTVHDMLKKQFGCSAFISVGRTPNLTKTFEKMLVELDKKYKQVDMARWDIEQFGNELHEFLQHKRYFIVVDDIWDKRSWEAIRYALKENNCGSRIIMTCRNFEVVTKAEEVYRLKPLSDGNSKKLFFKRIQSQEGGSLDGVSGELSSKIIDKCGGIPLAIIAIASLLVERPYEDWSKVYDSIGFGNGDNTTKILSYSYYDLPSYLKPCILYLSKFQEDSENYIKCVIWMWIAEGFVHLDEKEEGSLFEVGERYFNELVNRSMIQPIEDSSDQSTQYFRIHDIVFDLICKLSGVENFITIFDSREQHAFPDSLRNEKKKGMPRSDNKVRRLAIQNHHVQCFSDDTMDMLDVLRSLNIENSKIENMVPLHRFRVCRVLHLQNCHVPISSLKHIGRLLHLKYLDISLTTVEELPKELGHLKSLQALVLVNIGLEELPPAVCSLAQLMCLLAIGFERFPVDTIGNLTSLEDLRLESIVGRSAAEGLVAELGKLTKLRVVSITFSEELEESLQKALVRSLCSLRELQELVLSSSGLQEGATVWEDWKPPMQLRRLVIQGIRFTRLPGWIDRSRVPHLIFLDLLLIAVGVHDLDNLARLPELSNLQLGGFSWPPGYTVGKDGFRNLRLCDVGTTLKFPMGAMPRLEELRFSVYAGYRSWVINDEPLEQFPTKDEIEDLDLGLDNLLSLEKVTVRVFCSGATAAEVQEVVAVVTRAVKNHPNRPTIKVDRVHERLILSDEHRVALLQRRIQLRCRVLQSKDEPDARFIVLLRSYRLLRKAIISIDCAGATLCEVEKVEAAFRHAAEVHRNHPTILLIRTNTDEMVSSSDHPDTELDDDHLLCKLQLSN
- the LOC136506828 gene encoding LOW QUALITY PROTEIN: disease resistance protein PIK6-NP-like (The sequence of the model RefSeq protein was modified relative to this genomic sequence to represent the inferred CDS: inserted 2 bases in 2 codons), which produces MCLAEVAMCVKTFEFIHQIWVTWISSFSICCYAPNEHVPSKQKKQRVTEXCEHSTERXELSMELALGVMAGLAPKLGDLLMQEYVVQKGLKPDIKSLSRELVTMKAGLEDLSKVPPDQLTEVEKLWARHIRELSYDMEDAVDDFVLRVAGGECAADATDANVFKKIGKATAAVKKVKHRREISDKIKDIKKLRNS
- the LOC136506822 gene encoding putative disease resistance protein At1g50180 isoform X1, translating into MELALGAMAGLAPKLGDLLMQEYVVQKGLKPDIESLSKELVMMKASLEDSSRVPPDQLSEVEKLWARQVRELSYDMEDTVDDFILRVANGGKSATATDANVFKKILGKATAAVKKVQHRREISDKIKDIKKLSDELAGLRAKYTVRGPGADLAESTGIDPRVLNLYKKESDLVGIEESRDKVIKMLSIGTKDDAHAPASEQSLKIVSIVGVGGLGKTTLAKTVHDMLKKQFGCSAFISVGRTPNLTKTFEKMLVELDKKYKQVDMARWDIEQFGNELHEFLQHKRYFIVVDDIWDKRSWEAIRYALKENNCGSRIIMTCRNFEVVTKAEEVYRLKPLSDGNSKKLFFKRIQSQEGGSLDGVSGELSSKIIDKCGGIPLAIIAIASLLVERPYEDWSKVYDSIGFGNGDNTTKILSYSYYDLPSYLKPCILYLSKFQEDSENYIKCVIWMWIAEGFVHLDEKEEGSLFEVGERYFNELVNRSMIQPIEDSSDQSTQYFRIHDIVFDLICKLSGVENFITIFDSREQHAFPDSLRNEKKKGMPRSDNKVRRLAIQNHHVQCFSDDTMDMLDVLRSLNIENSKIENMVPLHRFRVCRVLHLQNCHVPISSLKHIGRLLHLKYLDISLTTVEELPKELGHLKSLQALVLVNIGLEELPPAVCSLAQLMCLLAIGFERFPVDTIGNLTSLEDLRLESIVGRSAAEGLVAELGKLTKLRVVSITFSEELEESLQKALVRSLCSLRELQELVLSSSGLQEGATVWEDWKPPMQLRRLVIQGIRFTRLPGWIDRSRVPHLIFLDLLLIAVGVHDLDNLARLPELSNLQLGGFSWPPGYTVGKDGFRNLRLCDVGTTLKFPMGAMPRLEELRFSVYAGYRSWVINDEPLEQFPTKDEIEDLDLGLDNLLSLEKVTVRVFCSGATAAEVQEVVAVVTRAVKNHPNRPTIKVDRVHERLILSDEHRVALLQRRIQLRCRVLQSKDEPDARFIVLLRSYRLLRKAIISIDCAGATLCEVEKVEAAFRHAAEVHRNHPTILLIRTNTDEMVSSSDHPDTEVNVTCLSTEEWSHSAR